The proteins below are encoded in one region of Fibrella aestuarina BUZ 2:
- a CDS encoding DoxX family protein: protein MKADEPVSPPVRRADARIVAWMADHGPDCLRLALGVVFLWFGFLKYFPDLSTAELLAARTISVLTAGHMPPAISLPVLATWECAIGLGLLTGRLMRVTLFLLFAQMIGTLLPLAFFPDDTWKHPFVPTLAGQYIIKNIVLISAGILLGATVRGGKVIADPKAAQTAERIKE from the coding sequence ATGAAAGCGGATGAACCCGTATCCCCGCCCGTCCGGCGAGCCGATGCCCGCATCGTCGCCTGGATGGCCGACCACGGCCCCGATTGCCTGCGCCTGGCACTGGGCGTGGTGTTTCTCTGGTTTGGCTTCCTTAAATACTTCCCGGATCTGAGTACGGCCGAATTGCTGGCCGCCCGCACCATCAGCGTGCTCACAGCCGGCCACATGCCTCCAGCCATCTCCCTGCCCGTACTGGCGACCTGGGAGTGTGCCATCGGACTGGGCTTGCTGACGGGTAGACTGATGCGCGTGACGCTGTTCCTGCTCTTCGCGCAGATGATCGGTACGTTACTGCCACTCGCCTTTTTTCCGGACGACACCTGGAAACACCCGTTCGTGCCAACGCTGGCCGGGCAGTACATCATCAAAAATATCGTGCTGATCAGCGCGGGTATCCTGCTGGGCGCTACCGTGCGCGGTGGCAAAGTCATCGCCGACCCCAAAGCCGCCCAGACCGCCGAGCGAATTAAGGAGTGA
- a CDS encoding Dps family protein, whose translation MQPNIGLDQDVLKKDNEILNAFLSDLHVLYIKTRKFHWDVSGPSFKEYHEFFEEQYNELEEEIDLVAERIRQLGGRPLATMADYIKNSSLKEDHDGHIKTQEMFKRLLADHEQVIRELREDVETTDEKLGDAGTADFLTGLMEAHEKMAWMLRKYLSDERG comes from the coding sequence ATGCAGCCCAACATTGGCCTCGATCAGGACGTGCTCAAAAAAGACAATGAAATCCTGAACGCCTTTCTGTCTGACCTTCACGTACTATACATCAAAACCCGCAAGTTCCACTGGGACGTGTCGGGACCTAGCTTCAAAGAGTACCACGAATTTTTCGAGGAGCAGTACAACGAACTCGAAGAAGAGATCGATCTGGTTGCCGAGCGTATCCGGCAGTTGGGTGGTCGCCCGCTGGCAACGATGGCCGACTACATCAAAAATTCGAGCCTGAAAGAAGACCACGACGGCCACATCAAGACGCAGGAGATGTTCAAACGGCTGCTCGCCGACCACGAGCAGGTAATCCGCGAACTGCGCGAAGACGTGGAAACGACCGACGAAAAACTGGGTGACGCCGGCACGGCTGATTTCCTCACCGGCCTGATGGAAGCCCATGAAAAAATGGCCTGGATGCTCCGCAAATACCTCAGCGACGAGCGGGGATAA
- the corA gene encoding magnesium/cobalt transporter CorA, with product MIRIFQQDEAAVRKIRDIDSFQDTERTLWVDLQNPTPDEIRSVEEKFDVSFQSQQEQAEIESSSRYIEEDELLVANSNFLIPDRDNQYRTVPVNFLLKDDVLFTYRFADLKSFADMVKRIKLRRASFTDGAQIMIAIFESRIDYDADLVESLSSRVKAINKQLDLDAKLDREMLLQINDFQELTMSIRENVVDKQRVISAMIRSDGWFTPEEQARLRIVIKDISSLIDHTNFIFERLEFLQDTFLGLVNLEQNNIIKIFTVLSLVLLPPTLIASIYGMNFANMPEVSWRYGYAFALGLMLLSSGITYLFFKKKNWL from the coding sequence ATGATTCGCATTTTTCAGCAGGACGAGGCTGCCGTACGGAAAATCCGGGATATCGATTCGTTTCAGGATACGGAACGAACGCTCTGGGTCGATTTGCAGAACCCGACACCCGACGAAATTCGGAGTGTGGAAGAGAAGTTCGACGTCAGTTTTCAGAGTCAGCAGGAACAGGCCGAGATCGAGAGCAGCTCGCGGTACATCGAAGAAGATGAGTTGCTGGTGGCCAACTCCAACTTCCTGATTCCCGACCGCGACAATCAGTACCGGACGGTGCCGGTCAACTTTCTGCTGAAAGACGACGTGCTGTTTACGTACCGTTTTGCCGATCTAAAATCGTTTGCCGATATGGTGAAGCGGATCAAGTTAAGACGGGCGTCGTTTACCGATGGGGCGCAGATCATGATTGCCATTTTCGAGTCGCGCATTGACTACGACGCCGATCTGGTTGAATCGCTGTCGAGCCGGGTAAAAGCCATTAACAAACAGCTGGATCTGGACGCGAAACTCGACCGCGAAATGCTGCTGCAAATCAACGACTTCCAGGAACTGACCATGTCGATTCGGGAAAACGTCGTCGATAAACAGCGCGTGATTTCGGCGATGATCCGCTCCGACGGCTGGTTCACGCCCGAAGAGCAGGCGCGGTTACGGATCGTGATCAAGGATATCAGCTCGCTCATCGACCACACCAATTTTATCTTCGAGCGGCTCGAGTTTTTGCAGGATACCTTTCTGGGTCTGGTGAATCTGGAGCAGAACAACATCATCAAGATCTTCACCGTCTTGTCGCTGGTGTTGCTCCCGCCCACGCTCATTGCCAGCATCTACGGCATGAACTTCGCCAACATGCCTGAGGTCTCGTGGCGCTACGGGTACGCCTTTGCGCTCGGCCTGATGCTGCTCTCCTCCGGCATAACGTACCTGTTCTTCAAGAAGAAGAACTGGCTGTAA
- a CDS encoding TonB-dependent receptor translates to MKKSIRFWLACWLAMWSWCVNPVLAQGQPTVLTGRVVRAANGDPLVGASVFVKGTKRGTITDRAGRYRFILTEPVTIVARFVGLRDVEVTLLPTGKPIEQNFEMVSNETQLADVMVAANRQDEYLQKVPVAASVVGRRDLERRSIYNTMESLNNTPNLITDSWLNSQVSFSIRGLSTVFDNVGFESTVALYIDDVYFSRSFAFNQTLMDIDRVEVLRGPQGTLFGKNTIGGVIHVISEKPEMTNDGQIELNYGNYNFRQIRAKLNRQLVKNKLAIRLTSALSLRDGFVTDRTPSIEALNKTNFFGFRGSLLFTPSDRVTLTLRGNYGRDNKAENTFVYTSKPDYNPVGVPADEGLTTNQNAPVEFFRDQYGGMGKLEIKLGRNTLTAISALNSSVDSYLSDNDISAADASRWGRSQGLRTFSQELRINSPRDQKFAYVAGLYYLNERISAADTFTLNKGFLPVAARLLGAPIANANQFTSEGYTTDAVIESQSTAGFVSGALELTPKLRLSGGLRLTTETRQLAYYQRLRHQLVNGVPFNIIDLYASTIGSKASPVTRQITDLALSYDVGMDYRFTSNLMGYAKFVRGFKGAGFNTAPIKDSESGGLVFRPEYVNNYELGLKAKPTERIQVNGAIFYTDYKDKQELLDQGTRVRVANAPLTRGYGAEVEFSAMLKRFRLDVSAGYLNLKFIDFPFGTDDNGNPVNYAGNRLLKAPDVTLSVAPEYTVPLNDKLRVYLGLNINHTGKAYNDISNSELLARVPASIINGRVALVPANGKWSLAFWGKNLTNKLYIQHGWEYEFGDQVAWSRPRYYGMEVYLNFR, encoded by the coding sequence ATGAAAAAAAGTATACGTTTCTGGCTGGCCTGTTGGCTGGCCATGTGGTCGTGGTGTGTGAACCCAGTGCTGGCCCAAGGACAACCGACCGTGTTGACAGGGCGCGTCGTACGAGCCGCCAACGGCGACCCGCTGGTGGGTGCGTCGGTCTTTGTAAAAGGAACCAAACGGGGTACCATCACCGACCGGGCGGGCCGCTACCGGTTTATTCTCACCGAGCCCGTAACCATTGTGGCCCGCTTCGTGGGGCTGCGTGATGTCGAGGTGACGCTGCTGCCAACAGGTAAACCCATTGAGCAGAACTTCGAGATGGTCAGCAACGAAACGCAACTGGCCGATGTGATGGTGGCCGCCAACCGGCAGGACGAATACCTCCAGAAAGTACCCGTAGCGGCGTCGGTGGTGGGGCGGCGCGACCTCGAACGGCGCAGCATTTACAACACCATGGAATCGCTCAACAACACGCCTAACCTCATTACCGACTCGTGGCTGAACTCGCAGGTGTCGTTCTCGATCCGGGGGCTGTCGACGGTTTTCGACAACGTGGGGTTTGAGTCGACCGTGGCCCTTTATATCGACGACGTGTATTTCTCCCGCAGTTTTGCGTTCAACCAGACCCTGATGGACATCGACCGCGTGGAAGTGTTGCGTGGCCCGCAGGGTACCTTGTTCGGCAAAAACACCATTGGCGGGGTCATTCACGTCATATCCGAAAAACCCGAGATGACCAACGACGGGCAGATCGAACTCAACTACGGCAACTATAATTTCCGGCAGATCAGGGCCAAGCTCAACCGGCAGCTGGTCAAAAACAAGCTGGCCATTCGGCTGACGAGCGCACTGAGTCTGCGCGACGGGTTCGTTACCGACCGTACCCCGTCGATCGAAGCCCTCAACAAAACCAACTTCTTCGGTTTCCGGGGCTCGCTGCTCTTCACGCCTAGCGACCGCGTAACGCTCACGCTCCGCGGTAACTATGGCCGTGATAACAAAGCCGAAAACACGTTTGTGTACACCAGCAAGCCCGATTACAACCCGGTGGGCGTGCCGGCCGACGAAGGCCTGACCACCAACCAGAACGCACCGGTCGAGTTCTTCCGCGACCAGTATGGGGGTATGGGTAAATTGGAAATCAAGCTGGGGCGCAATACCCTCACGGCCATTTCGGCGCTCAATAGCTCGGTCGATAGTTACCTCAGCGACAACGATATTTCGGCGGCTGATGCCTCGCGTTGGGGTCGCTCCCAGGGCTTGCGGACGTTCAGCCAGGAACTGCGCATCAACTCGCCCCGTGACCAGAAATTCGCCTACGTAGCCGGCCTGTATTACCTTAATGAACGCATCAGTGCCGCCGACACCTTTACGCTGAACAAAGGGTTTCTGCCCGTTGCTGCCCGACTCCTGGGAGCGCCCATTGCCAACGCCAACCAGTTTACGAGCGAGGGGTACACGACCGACGCCGTCATTGAGTCGCAGAGTACCGCGGGGTTTGTATCTGGTGCGCTGGAGCTCACGCCCAAGCTCCGACTGAGCGGTGGCCTGCGACTGACCACCGAAACCCGGCAGCTGGCCTATTACCAACGGCTCAGGCATCAGCTGGTCAACGGGGTACCTTTCAACATCATCGACCTGTACGCCTCTACCATTGGCAGCAAGGCCAGCCCGGTGACTCGCCAGATCACCGATTTAGCCTTGTCGTACGACGTGGGCATGGACTACCGTTTTACGTCGAACCTCATGGGCTACGCCAAATTTGTGCGGGGCTTCAAAGGAGCGGGTTTCAATACGGCGCCGATTAAAGACAGTGAAAGCGGCGGGCTGGTGTTTCGGCCCGAATACGTGAACAACTATGAACTTGGCCTGAAAGCGAAGCCCACCGAACGGATTCAGGTGAATGGGGCGATCTTTTACACCGACTACAAAGACAAGCAGGAACTGCTCGATCAGGGCACGCGGGTGCGGGTCGCCAATGCGCCACTCACACGGGGCTACGGGGCCGAAGTCGAGTTTTCGGCCATGCTCAAGCGGTTTCGGCTCGACGTGTCGGCGGGTTATCTCAACTTGAAATTCATCGACTTCCCCTTCGGCACCGATGACAACGGCAATCCTGTCAACTACGCGGGTAACCGGCTGTTGAAGGCTCCAGACGTTACGCTGTCGGTTGCCCCCGAGTATACCGTGCCCCTAAACGACAAGCTACGGGTGTACCTGGGGCTCAACATCAACCACACGGGTAAAGCCTACAACGACATTTCGAACTCAGAGCTGTTGGCGCGTGTACCGGCCAGTATCATCAACGGACGGGTGGCCCTGGTGCCAGCCAATGGCAAATGGAGCCTGGCCTTCTGGGGAAAAAACCTGACCAATAAACTATACATTCAGCACGGCTGGGAATACGAGTTTGGTGATCAGGTCGCCTGGAGCCGCCCCCGGTACTACGGCATGGAGGTCTACCTGAATTTCCGCTAG
- a CDS encoding ABC transporter ATP-binding protein, which translates to MATIELTNLTFRYGRKPPVLRHLSLQLEPGHIYGLLGSNGAGKSSLLRLMAGLLYPTEGQLRVNTHDPRHRSPAFLEDVFLLPEETDTPSMTLDTYVRTLSAFYPKFSQEQFQTYLRTFQLPETIGKLNALSLGQRKKVFISFGLATNTSVLLMDEPTNGLDIPSKTQFRKVVSAALAPDRLVLISTHQVRDLDALIDAVVVLNDHEMLLAAPLERVGQRLRFERLAETVPARLPADVLYAEPGLRGQLVVRENDDPTDDTPVDLERLFNAAVNNPQRIKRLFSTQLP; encoded by the coding sequence ATGGCGACCATCGAATTAACCAACCTAACCTTTCGCTACGGCCGGAAACCGCCCGTGTTGCGACACCTCTCGCTTCAATTGGAGCCGGGCCATATCTACGGCCTGCTCGGGTCGAACGGGGCGGGTAAGTCGAGTCTGCTGCGGCTGATGGCCGGGCTGTTGTACCCCACCGAGGGTCAGCTACGGGTGAATACCCACGACCCGCGCCACCGCAGCCCGGCGTTTCTGGAAGACGTTTTTTTGCTGCCCGAAGAAACGGATACGCCCTCGATGACGCTCGACACCTACGTGCGAACGCTGAGCGCCTTCTACCCGAAATTCAGCCAGGAGCAGTTCCAGACGTACCTGCGCACGTTTCAGTTGCCCGAGACAATCGGTAAGCTCAACGCGCTCTCACTGGGGCAGCGTAAGAAGGTGTTTATCAGCTTCGGGCTGGCGACCAACACCAGCGTGTTGCTGATGGACGAGCCCACCAACGGCCTGGATATTCCGTCGAAAACGCAGTTTCGGAAGGTGGTATCGGCGGCGCTGGCACCCGACCGGCTGGTACTGATTTCGACGCATCAGGTCCGTGATCTTGACGCGCTGATCGACGCCGTGGTGGTGCTCAATGACCACGAGATGCTGTTGGCGGCCCCGCTGGAGCGCGTTGGGCAACGCCTCCGCTTCGAGCGCCTGGCCGAAACCGTTCCGGCCCGCTTACCTGCCGACGTGCTCTATGCCGAACCGGGCCTGCGCGGGCAACTGGTGGTGCGTGAAAACGACGACCCCACCGACGATACGCCCGTCGACCTCGAACGCCTGTTCAATGCGGCCGTCAACAATCCCCAACGCATCAAACGCCTGTTCTCGACCCAACTGCCATGA
- the lhgO gene encoding L-2-hydroxyglutarate oxidase: protein MTDVTIIGGGIVGLATALQLKQQRPGLSVIVLEKENRVAAHQTGHNSGVIHSGLYYKPGSLKATNCISGYHMLLEFCERENVPYELCGKIVVATKAEQVPQLNTLFERGQQNGLGGLRRLSVGEMREIEPHVAGVDGIFVPQTGIIDYTQVCEAYARVFQRLGGEIHYGEKVEQLTPGNSLSVVVTNKTRYETKLVVNCAGLYSDKIAQLTQREPIGLQIVPFRGEYYKIRPEKHHLVKNLIYPVPDPNFPFLGVHFTRMIHGGVEAGPNAVLAFQREGYRKSDINLRELFETLAWPGFQKVAMKYWETGLGEMYRSFSKSAFTKALQELIPAVQEDDLIEGGAGVRAQACDRTGGLLDDFSIIETDRAVNVCNAPSPAATSSLSIGKTVSEKVLSRF from the coding sequence ATGACTGACGTAACCATAATTGGCGGCGGGATTGTTGGCCTGGCCACGGCCCTCCAGCTCAAGCAACAGCGGCCGGGCCTGTCGGTGATCGTGCTGGAGAAAGAAAACCGGGTAGCCGCCCACCAGACCGGCCACAACTCCGGGGTGATCCACTCGGGGCTTTACTACAAACCCGGCAGCCTCAAAGCCACCAACTGCATCAGCGGCTACCACATGCTGCTCGAGTTCTGCGAGCGCGAAAACGTGCCCTACGAACTCTGCGGCAAGATCGTGGTGGCCACCAAAGCCGAACAGGTGCCCCAACTCAACACGCTGTTTGAGCGCGGCCAGCAAAACGGCCTCGGCGGCCTGCGGCGGCTGTCGGTGGGCGAGATGCGCGAGATCGAACCCCATGTGGCGGGTGTCGATGGCATCTTCGTCCCGCAAACGGGTATTATTGATTACACGCAGGTTTGTGAAGCCTACGCCCGGGTGTTCCAGCGCCTCGGCGGCGAGATTCACTACGGCGAAAAAGTGGAGCAGCTGACGCCCGGCAATAGCCTGAGCGTGGTGGTGACGAACAAAACCCGCTACGAAACCAAGCTGGTCGTCAACTGCGCGGGGCTGTACTCGGATAAGATTGCCCAGCTCACCCAGCGCGAGCCCATCGGCCTGCAAATCGTGCCGTTCCGGGGCGAGTATTACAAGATCCGGCCCGAAAAACACCACCTGGTCAAGAACCTCATTTACCCCGTTCCCGACCCGAATTTCCCGTTCCTAGGCGTGCACTTCACCCGCATGATTCACGGGGGCGTGGAGGCCGGGCCCAACGCCGTGCTGGCGTTCCAGCGTGAGGGTTACCGCAAATCAGACATCAACCTGCGCGAATTGTTCGAGACGCTGGCGTGGCCGGGCTTCCAGAAGGTAGCCATGAAATACTGGGAAACGGGGCTGGGCGAAATGTACCGGTCGTTTTCGAAATCGGCCTTTACCAAAGCGTTGCAGGAACTGATTCCGGCCGTGCAGGAAGACGACCTCATCGAAGGCGGCGCGGGCGTGCGGGCGCAGGCCTGTGACCGCACCGGCGGCCTGCTCGACGACTTTTCGATCATCGAAACCGACCGCGCCGTCAACGTCTGCAACGCCCCCTCCCCCGCCGCCACCTCATCACTCTCGATCGGCAAAACCGTTTCCGAAAAAGTCCTGAGCCGGTTTTAA
- a CDS encoding GntR family transcriptional regulator, whose product MYRHSDKDLQLFTIDHGSPIPLHIQVETIMRELIDREEYQQGKLFPNEIDLAKRFGIARNTVRQAINKLVNEQLLIRKKGVGTKVAKNRITTKLNNWSSFTLEMHDKGVDFQNYEIKASWTLADQDTADVFGIDVGSKVLKLERLRGLEAGPIVYFISYFHPRVGLTGAEDFAKPLYEMLEKEYHTVVVLSKEEISATLADDELATILHTNPGEPILLRKRIVCDPGERVVEFNVGYYRADRFTYAIDIARK is encoded by the coding sequence ATGTATAGACATTCGGACAAAGACTTGCAATTATTCACGATTGATCACGGCAGCCCCATTCCACTCCACATTCAGGTGGAAACAATAATGAGGGAATTGATTGACAGAGAGGAGTATCAGCAGGGTAAGCTTTTTCCCAATGAGATCGACCTGGCCAAACGGTTCGGTATAGCCCGGAACACGGTCAGGCAGGCCATCAATAAATTAGTCAATGAACAGTTATTAATCCGCAAGAAGGGTGTCGGCACTAAGGTGGCCAAAAACCGGATCACGACTAAACTCAACAACTGGTCGAGCTTTACGCTTGAGATGCACGACAAGGGCGTAGACTTTCAGAACTACGAAATTAAAGCAAGCTGGACGCTGGCCGATCAGGATACGGCTGACGTCTTTGGGATTGATGTCGGCTCGAAAGTGCTGAAGCTGGAGCGGCTGCGTGGATTGGAGGCCGGGCCGATCGTCTACTTCATCTCGTACTTCCATCCTCGGGTGGGTTTGACGGGGGCCGAAGATTTTGCCAAACCGTTGTATGAAATGCTGGAAAAAGAGTATCACACCGTCGTGGTGCTCTCCAAAGAGGAAATTAGCGCGACACTAGCCGATGATGAGCTGGCAACCATTCTGCACACCAATCCGGGTGAACCCATTCTGTTGCGCAAACGGATTGTCTGCGATCCGGGTGAACGGGTCGTCGAGTTTAATGTAGGCTACTACCGGGCCGATCGTTTCACTTACGCCATCGACATAGCCCGCAAATAG
- a CDS encoding MFS transporter encodes MPKSTIPATTLESVEQPTLYTLPFWLLCLSNFLFSASFSMMIPELPDYLTGLGGREYIGWVIALFTLTAGISRPFSGKLTDTIGRVPVMAFGALVCFVCGLLYPWLITVAGFLTLRLVHGFSTGTKPTATSAYVADVVNAHRRGEAMGALGLFTATGMSLGPVIGSFLVNNASMNTMFYTSSAFALLSILILMRLPETLENRQPFRFSLLRLRRDEWFDWGARQPFFVQLLNSFASGVVITLAPALSASVGVTNKGWFFALYTLASLLIRLTLAKSSDRYGRVPVLIGSTTVLAISLVMLALTDSVWLFFGSAILYGFAWGMNSPTLQAWTVDVSDEATRGRAMATLYIALEAGIGLGAVAAGWFYTHHPADAIPLAFGLAAVLAVVGVGYLWKVNRFTV; translated from the coding sequence TTGCCGAAGTCAACCATCCCCGCTACCACACTCGAATCTGTGGAACAGCCCACGCTGTACACGCTCCCGTTCTGGCTGCTATGCCTGAGCAACTTCTTGTTTTCTGCCAGTTTTTCGATGATGATTCCCGAGTTGCCCGACTACCTGACGGGTCTCGGCGGGCGCGAATACATCGGTTGGGTGATTGCGCTGTTTACGCTCACGGCGGGTATTTCGCGACCCTTTAGCGGTAAGCTCACCGACACCATCGGGCGGGTGCCGGTGATGGCGTTCGGGGCGCTGGTGTGCTTTGTTTGCGGGCTGCTATACCCCTGGCTCATCACGGTTGCCGGGTTCCTTACCCTCCGCCTCGTACATGGTTTCTCAACCGGCACCAAACCCACCGCCACCTCGGCCTACGTCGCCGACGTGGTCAATGCGCACCGACGGGGCGAGGCGATGGGCGCGCTGGGGCTGTTTACGGCCACGGGCATGTCGCTGGGGCCGGTAATTGGCTCATTCCTGGTCAACAACGCGTCGATGAACACCATGTTCTACACGTCGTCGGCGTTTGCGTTGCTGTCCATCCTGATTCTGATGCGCCTGCCCGAAACGCTCGAAAACCGTCAGCCATTTCGGTTTAGTCTGCTGCGCCTGCGCCGCGACGAGTGGTTCGACTGGGGCGCACGGCAACCCTTTTTCGTGCAACTGCTCAACTCCTTTGCCTCTGGGGTGGTTATCACCCTGGCGCCCGCGCTCAGTGCCTCGGTGGGCGTGACCAACAAAGGGTGGTTTTTCGCGTTGTATACGCTGGCTTCCCTGCTCATTCGCCTCACGTTGGCCAAGTCGTCGGATCGCTACGGACGGGTGCCGGTGCTGATCGGGTCAACGACCGTGCTGGCCATTTCGCTGGTGATGCTGGCCCTGACCGACTCTGTCTGGCTGTTTTTTGGGTCGGCTATTCTCTACGGCTTCGCCTGGGGGATGAACTCGCCCACCTTACAGGCCTGGACGGTCGACGTCAGCGACGAAGCCACGCGGGGCCGGGCGATGGCTACGCTCTATATCGCCCTCGAAGCAGGCATCGGGTTAGGGGCGGTAGCTGCCGGTTGGTTCTATACGCATCACCCGGCCGACGCTATTCCGCTGGCCTTTGGGCTGGCGGCTGTGCTGGCGGTGGTCGGCGTTGGCTATCTCTGGAAAGTCAACCGGTTCACAGTCTAG
- a CDS encoding GntR family transcriptional regulator: protein MEFTDKQPIYLQIAEYMGEQILQRTWPAGERIPSVRELGSSLEVNPNTAMRAFDFLQQQGIIYNKRGMGYFTADEAPALVLTMRRTRFLEQELPDVFRTMQLLGISIADLETRFNAFQLTTP, encoded by the coding sequence ATGGAATTCACCGATAAGCAACCCATCTACCTGCAAATCGCCGAATACATGGGCGAGCAGATTCTGCAACGTACCTGGCCCGCCGGCGAACGGATTCCGTCGGTGCGCGAGTTGGGCTCGTCGCTCGAAGTAAACCCCAACACGGCGATGCGGGCCTTTGATTTCCTCCAACAACAGGGCATCATCTATAACAAACGGGGTATGGGCTACTTCACCGCCGACGAGGCTCCTGCCTTGGTGCTGACGATGCGCCGAACCCGCTTTCTGGAGCAGGAACTGCCCGACGTATTCCGCACGATGCAGTTGCTGGGCATCAGTATCGCCGACCTCGAAACCCGTTTCAATGCCTTTCAACTGACTACCCCATGA
- a CDS encoding anhydro-N-acetylmuramic acid kinase produces the protein MNPQLQRLYDIAQKPERRIVGLMSGTSLDGLDVALCRITGSGGDTHVTLEQFTTVPYDEPFKDSIRAVFAKKQIDFEHLTLLNEQIGTLHGHWVTDCLRTWNVPADAVDLVASHGQTVYHAPQQQHGRAGYPNATLQIGDGDHVAAAAGIITLSDFRQRHVAHGGEGAPLAVYGDYFVFSQAGEDRILLNMGGIANFTYLPGSLDAGVVFTTDTGPGNTLLDAYARHYTGKSYDENGQMAARGHVSTDLLAALLDHPFFAHPFPKTTGPEVFNMAYVRDAQQRSLTTDLAADDLMATLTRFSAESITNAIGQTLQQAGIQRPRIYMSGGGAHNPILTQTIARLLPGCTFAKTDELGIPGDAKEAILFAVLANEALAGGSTNFGDRQGVPSVTMGKISFYK, from the coding sequence ATGAACCCACAACTTCAACGTCTGTACGACATTGCTCAAAAACCCGAACGCCGCATCGTGGGGCTCATGTCAGGTACGTCGCTCGATGGCCTCGACGTGGCGCTTTGCCGCATCACGGGTAGCGGCGGCGACACGCACGTAACCCTCGAGCAGTTTACGACCGTGCCTTATGACGAGCCCTTCAAAGACAGCATCCGGGCCGTTTTCGCCAAAAAACAAATCGATTTTGAGCACCTGACGCTGCTGAACGAGCAGATCGGCACGCTACACGGCCACTGGGTAACCGATTGCCTACGTACCTGGAACGTACCCGCCGACGCAGTCGACCTGGTGGCCAGCCACGGACAAACCGTCTATCACGCGCCGCAGCAGCAGCACGGGCGGGCCGGCTACCCCAACGCGACCCTGCAAATTGGCGACGGCGACCATGTGGCAGCAGCAGCGGGCATCATCACACTCAGCGATTTCCGGCAACGGCATGTGGCGCATGGCGGCGAAGGGGCCCCCCTGGCGGTGTATGGCGACTACTTTGTGTTTTCGCAGGCGGGGGAAGACCGCATTCTGCTCAATATGGGCGGGATTGCCAACTTCACGTACCTGCCCGGCTCGCTCGATGCGGGCGTAGTCTTCACCACCGACACCGGCCCCGGCAACACCCTGCTCGACGCCTACGCCCGTCATTATACGGGTAAGTCCTACGACGAAAACGGCCAGATGGCTGCCCGGGGGCACGTGAGCACCGACCTGCTCGCGGCTCTGCTCGACCATCCTTTTTTTGCGCACCCCTTTCCCAAAACGACCGGCCCCGAAGTGTTCAACATGGCCTACGTTCGGGATGCCCAACAGCGGAGCCTGACGACCGATCTGGCTGCCGACGATCTGATGGCGACCCTGACCCGCTTTAGCGCCGAAAGCATCACCAACGCCATCGGGCAAACGCTCCAACAGGCTGGCATCCAACGTCCCCGGATCTACATGAGTGGCGGCGGCGCGCACAACCCCATCCTCACCCAAACCATCGCCCGCTTGCTTCCCGGTTGTACCTTTGCCAAAACCGACGAACTGGGTATACCCGGCGACGCCAAAGAAGCCATTCTGTTTGCCGTGCTGGCCAACGAAGCCCTCGCGGGTGGCAGCACTAACTTCGGCGACCGCCAGGGCGTCCCCAGCGTGACGATGGGAAAGATTAGCTTTTATAAGTGA